A window of Acinetobacter sp. XH1741 contains these coding sequences:
- a CDS encoding MobA/MobL family protein, giving the protein MAIARLSVKVGKAGKAAPHAEYIDRDEEKKLKQEQAETDLEHSAYGNMPKWAEHNPITFWQSADLYERKNGSTYREYEIALPREMNAEQRLELVEDFIRSEIGSKYPYQFAIHNPKAMDGNDQPHVHLMFNERLQDGIERDPEQYFKRYNSKNPERGGAKKDNTGKSYQERKIDIKDLRQRWADLCNSHLEKHQIDSRIDMRSYKEQGIEKEPEKKLLPSQAKDPEIREALKQSRTAYKELERLDLGDPKKDLKDLKDSPISDKEIKQGIESFKADFDSFKQLALEQYKQQQKLEREQQKTMKFRGMSR; this is encoded by the coding sequence ATGGCGATTGCTCGTTTAAGTGTCAAAGTCGGTAAGGCAGGTAAAGCAGCACCGCATGCCGAATATATTGATCGGGATGAAGAAAAGAAGCTGAAACAGGAACAGGCAGAAACTGATCTTGAACATAGTGCCTATGGGAATATGCCGAAATGGGCTGAACATAATCCGATTACCTTTTGGCAGTCTGCCGACCTTTACGAGCGTAAAAACGGCAGTACTTATCGAGAATATGAAATTGCCCTACCTAGAGAGATGAATGCCGAGCAACGCCTAGAACTGGTTGAGGACTTCATTCGGTCCGAGATCGGCTCAAAATATCCGTATCAGTTTGCGATTCATAACCCTAAAGCAATGGACGGCAATGATCAGCCTCACGTTCACCTCATGTTTAATGAACGTCTGCAAGATGGAATCGAGCGAGATCCAGAGCAATATTTCAAACGCTATAACAGCAAAAATCCTGAACGTGGCGGAGCTAAAAAAGACAATACAGGCAAGAGTTACCAGGAACGAAAAATTGATATTAAAGACCTACGCCAAAGATGGGCAGATTTATGCAACAGCCATTTAGAAAAGCATCAAATTGATAGCCGTATTGATATGCGAAGCTACAAAGAGCAAGGCATAGAGAAAGAACCTGAAAAAAAACTATTACCAAGCCAAGCCAAAGACCCTGAAATCAGGGAAGCCCTGAAACAGTCACGCACAGCCTATAAAGAACTTGAGCGGCTAGATTTAGGCGACCCGAAAAAAGACCTCAAAGACCTCAAAGACAGTCCAATTTCAGACAAAGAAATTAAACAGGGCATTGAGAGCTTTAAGGCTGATTTTGATAGCTTCAAACAGCTTGCTTTGGAACAGTACAAGCAACAGCAGAAATTAGAACGAGAGCAACAGAAAACAATGAAGTTTAGAGGGATGAGCCGATGA